The genomic segment TTGTCCAGGATGGTCAGATTCATGTACTCGTGGCGGTTGCCGCCTCGCAAGGGAAAGAGGCGGGCTTTCAGGGCGAGGGATTGTTGCCACAGGAGGGCGTCTTTGCCTTTCCATAGATCTTCGGGTACCTCTCCGGATTCCACCCAAAGGGGGAGGGCCGCGGCGCACATGGGCTGGCCGGGAATCGCCCACAGGGTGGCCACGGATTTGGGGTCATCGGGGTCTTTCCCAACCATGACCACGGCCGCCGAGGTGTAGGGCCGGGAAATACAGTCGGACGCGTAGATCCAGTTTGGTGAATCCTTGGGTGATCGCTTCCAGGTGTCCGGATCCGGGTGGTGCGGCAGGGTGTGGCCGGTATCGCGGGTGAAACGGGTAAGGATGGTTTCAAAATCCACCTGGCCCTTGGGAAAGGTGTTGAACAATTCGGTTGCCCGGGCAAAGCGCAGGTAACCGGCGCCCTTGTTTTTCGGACCCGAGCGGGCGAAGTTGGTGACCACCAGGTAGTCGCGGGCCTCTTTGTCCGCGTCGTGCACGGTGTAGCCGTGGTTGTGGACTTCGAACAACCAGGCACGGCCCGCCGCGTCCATGACACCGAAGGTGGCCTGGCTGCCCAGGTCCGGCCCTTGGCGCGTTTCCAGGTAGGCGGAAAAGTCCATTACGGTGCGGCAGGTGCGCAGGGCGTCGCCCATGACGATTCCCTCCAGGTCCTGCATTTCATTCTGGTGCAGGGGCAGGTTGTAGGCCACGGTGTTGATGATGCCGAAACCGGCGGCGTTGAGGCCCGCGAAGGCGTGGCGCCCGTCCGGGGCGTGGGCGTTGACCAGGGCGATGTAGGAAAAGGGCTGATCCGTGACGTACACCACTTTGTTTGAAAAGTAGTCGGTGTCGCGGTTTTTCCACAGGATGGGCCGGCCCGAGGCACTGCCGTTGGCGGAAACCACGGCACCGGTGCAGGCCGACGACGGACGAGGCAGAATGAAGATCAAGCCCAGGGTCAGGACGGTAGAAAGAATCAATGCGCGTTTCATGAGGCGATTATAACCCATGAGAGAGTTTTGAATGAATAATTTTGAGTTTTGAATGAGAAAAGCTCAACGAATGAGTCCTTTTTTCAACTTCCCAACTCTTCAACTTTGAGTGTGACAGGCGTAGGGGAGCCCCCCGTGGCCTCCCTTGTCACTAGCCTGATGTTCCGATCAGTCCGGTAAAGATTTGCAGTTCCGGGACGGCGGTGGTCATGCGGTTAAAGTCCGCGTCGTGGTGGAAAAGAAACAGGTCATGCTCGATGGCAGTTTCGGCGATTAAGAGGTCAACGCTGCTACGCACCGTTACACCGGCTTTGCGGCAACGTATATTGAGCCGGGCCGCGCGCTCATAGGAGGCAAGGCCGTTTTTC from the Candidatus Aminicenantes bacterium genome contains:
- a CDS encoding PIN domain nuclease, with the protein product MILADTSVLIEYLRNGNSPIAELFERVLNSEIPWGITPLVYQEVLQGSRDANEFNRLKRYFDTLPVFTLKNGLASYERAARLNIRCRKAGVTVRSSVDLLIAETAIEHDLFLFHHDADFNRMTTAVPELQIFTGLIGTSG